One segment of Clostridiales bacterium DNA contains the following:
- a CDS encoding PH domain-containing protein: protein MWSEPRRAHPAGVLVYSAKFLGFLAAPAVVLMASVGGGRGDGAAPLLAVAAIAAAIVLGLLGTVALAWAEWYRFTFHIEDGTLRVEHGLIIRKSTRLTPERIQSIDMRANLLFRVLGLVTVNVHTAGRGSAPEVSIPALTEEDARGFTAALRVRESMRSLATGGDGSIEATPRTSGPVWRLSTRETLLVGATSSAGMLAFAALMPIVGGFAPVLFADTPLAAVTPFGSPMFFLFAGGMLAVMLLIGWVVGSVSTALAYWEFATERAGDEVRVERGLLQRESRSVPLDRIQAVRLIESPLRQALGRVTVGVDAAGIAAASEGQSSGPTILHPLIVRADAVRFADLMAPGHSAAPLRGLPSAARRRYVLASAVGPTVLAAVLTALSPWGALSLVLPVAAAAWGALAYADAGWSVHGGVLALRYRNVARTSVLIRRQRIQSVSVSQNPLQRIAGLGTLAVRIPSSPAPATFTIRHIGFADARHVLEWVSDGVEP, encoded by the coding sequence ATGTGGTCTGAGCCCCGACGCGCACATCCCGCTGGCGTTCTCGTCTATTCGGCCAAGTTCCTCGGCTTTTTAGCCGCGCCGGCGGTAGTGTTGATGGCGTCTGTGGGTGGAGGAAGAGGTGACGGCGCCGCGCCTCTTCTCGCAGTAGCGGCGATCGCAGCCGCGATCGTGCTCGGGTTGCTTGGCACGGTGGCGCTCGCGTGGGCGGAGTGGTACCGCTTCACCTTTCATATCGAGGACGGGACGCTTAGAGTCGAGCACGGACTCATCATTCGCAAGAGCACACGGCTCACGCCCGAGCGCATACAGTCGATCGACATGAGGGCCAACCTGCTCTTTCGCGTTCTTGGTCTCGTTACCGTCAACGTTCACACCGCGGGCCGAGGCAGCGCGCCAGAGGTCTCTATCCCGGCGCTGACCGAGGAGGACGCACGCGGGTTCACAGCCGCGCTGCGCGTCCGCGAGAGCATGCGGTCTTTGGCGACCGGCGGCGACGGCAGCATCGAGGCAACCCCGCGCACGTCCGGACCTGTGTGGCGGTTGTCGACGAGAGAGACGTTGCTCGTTGGCGCGACGTCCTCGGCGGGCATGCTTGCATTCGCAGCGTTGATGCCGATAGTTGGAGGTTTTGCGCCGGTGCTGTTTGCGGACACGCCTCTTGCGGCTGTTACGCCGTTTGGATCACCGATGTTCTTTCTGTTCGCGGGCGGGATGCTCGCGGTGATGTTGCTCATCGGTTGGGTCGTGGGAAGCGTATCGACCGCACTTGCGTACTGGGAGTTTGCGACAGAGCGGGCGGGTGACGAAGTACGTGTCGAACGTGGCCTCTTGCAGCGTGAGAGCAGGAGCGTGCCTCTCGATAGGATTCAGGCGGTCCGGCTGATCGAAAGCCCGTTGCGTCAAGCACTCGGCCGGGTAACCGTGGGCGTCGACGCAGCGGGGATCGCCGCGGCTTCCGAAGGGCAAAGCTCGGGACCGACGATATTGCACCCGCTCATCGTCCGGGCCGACGCCGTGCGATTTGCCGACCTCATGGCGCCAGGCCATAGTGCCGCCCCTCTTCGAGGACTGCCGAGCGCCGCGCGCAGACGTTACGTGCTTGCCTCCGCCGTTGGCCCCACTGTCCTCGCCGCGGTGCTCACTGCGCTCAGCCCGTGGGGAGCTCTCTCGCTCGTTCTTCCCGTCGCCGCGGCCGCGTGGGGTGCGCTCGCGTACGCTGATGCTGGATGGAGCGTGCACGGGGGAGTGCTCGCGCTCCGTTACCGCAACGTGGCGCGCACCTCCGTGCTGATCCGGCGGCAGCGGATACAGTCGGTCTCGGTGAGCCAGAACCCATTGCAGAGGATAGCGGGACTCGGGACGCTCGCCGTTCGCATCCCGTCAAGTCCTGCGCCTGCGACGTTCACGATTAGGCACATCGGTTTTGCCGACGCGCGCCACGTCCTCGAGTGGGTGTCAGACGGGGTCGAGCCATAG
- a CDS encoding SpoIIE family protein phosphatase encodes MTLPERLQGQRTSPAMYVAILFAAITGLAVVRSVFGYLMFHSVVEIFSIAVAAGMFMITWNLRRFFDAGYLLVLSVGFFVAACVDTLHTFSYPGIGILPDATANLPTQLWLIARYLEAAALVVAPAFAIRKADAARVLGGFGFAGAALLATVFVFDVFPAAFIPGTGLTPFKIWSEYAIIATMGLGLVAVHRHRFAFQREVYVLLSAAIIAAIASEMAFTLHADPYGTWNLIGHLLKVATFFLLYRAVVETALVRPFDVLFGDLKTLTHDLSESEARFRTTFERATVGIAHIDMQGEWIRYNQRLAAIAGYEPDELAHHRPDDITHPQDRAEERLLIEGLTAGDIDEYQVEKRLITRDGSTVWVEASRTLLRGDDGAPRYFIATLERIDARKERETELRRSRDLTEAVNRIDTLISATTDVGEIAQISAEEGANALGAESAVFMTVHRHTWSIAHLYRFPGHPDGVEGPWSAIDGADIVASPDTFSDDRFDRALTRRWNVRAVLAVPLALRGEVLGVIYFVYHSAPHRFSDSELEFARKLGVSIALAIDTSRTFESQRAIADALQSALLYMPDNVPGLEIAHVYRSATELTRIGGDFYDVFDVARDVVAFVLGDVSGKGLEASTLTAMAKSTIRAFAYQDHRPAHVLEAANSAISSQIDDSRFITAVYGTIDMTTGTLRVACAGHPPPLVCVDRFCVEHHIERFPPLGVLAATTYTEHEITLSENTIVVLYSDGLIEARNGASFFGEERVARVIEDVAAQGVQGVVDTLVREVETHSGGQTRDDVAIVAMRYLGRK; translated from the coding sequence ATGACACTGCCCGAACGCCTGCAAGGACAGCGAACATCGCCCGCGATGTACGTGGCGATTCTCTTCGCCGCGATCACGGGCCTTGCCGTGGTGCGATCAGTCTTTGGCTACCTGATGTTCCACTCGGTAGTCGAGATATTCTCGATAGCTGTCGCGGCCGGCATGTTCATGATCACGTGGAACTTAAGACGCTTCTTCGACGCGGGATATCTGCTCGTGCTGAGCGTCGGCTTTTTCGTTGCGGCGTGCGTAGACACCCTCCACACCTTTTCGTACCCAGGGATCGGTATCTTGCCGGACGCGACCGCGAATCTCCCCACTCAGCTGTGGCTGATAGCACGGTACCTTGAAGCGGCCGCGCTCGTCGTCGCACCCGCGTTCGCCATCCGCAAGGCCGATGCAGCCCGTGTGCTCGGTGGATTCGGGTTCGCAGGCGCCGCACTCCTGGCCACGGTGTTCGTGTTCGATGTGTTTCCAGCCGCGTTCATTCCCGGCACGGGATTAACGCCGTTCAAGATCTGGAGTGAGTACGCGATCATCGCGACGATGGGCCTCGGGCTTGTCGCGGTGCACCGCCATCGCTTCGCGTTCCAGCGTGAAGTCTACGTTCTGCTCTCAGCCGCCATAATCGCCGCTATCGCCTCAGAGATGGCGTTCACCCTCCACGCCGATCCGTACGGCACATGGAACCTCATCGGTCACCTGCTCAAAGTAGCGACATTCTTCCTCCTGTACCGTGCGGTCGTCGAGACGGCGTTGGTGCGCCCGTTCGACGTGCTCTTTGGCGACCTGAAGACACTCACTCACGACCTGAGCGAAAGCGAAGCTCGCTTCCGCACGACGTTCGAACGCGCCACCGTCGGCATCGCACACATCGACATGCAGGGTGAGTGGATACGGTACAACCAACGACTCGCGGCGATCGCCGGATACGAACCCGATGAGCTCGCTCACCATCGGCCCGACGACATCACGCACCCCCAGGATCGAGCGGAAGAACGGCTCCTCATCGAGGGCCTCACCGCCGGGGACATCGACGAGTACCAGGTAGAAAAGCGGCTCATCACCAGGGATGGTTCCACGGTGTGGGTCGAGGCGAGCCGTACTTTGCTCAGAGGCGACGATGGCGCACCGCGATACTTCATCGCGACGCTCGAACGCATCGACGCGCGTAAGGAGAGGGAGACCGAGCTGCGCAGGTCGCGTGATCTGACAGAGGCGGTCAACCGGATCGACACGCTTATCAGCGCGACCACCGATGTAGGAGAGATAGCGCAAATCTCCGCCGAGGAAGGCGCTAACGCCCTCGGTGCCGAGAGCGCGGTGTTCATGACGGTCCACCGGCACACCTGGTCAATCGCGCACCTCTACCGTTTTCCTGGTCATCCCGATGGCGTCGAAGGTCCGTGGTCGGCGATCGACGGCGCGGACATCGTCGCCAGTCCAGACACGTTTTCCGACGACCGGTTCGATCGCGCGCTCACGCGCCGTTGGAACGTGCGCGCGGTGCTCGCCGTGCCGCTCGCGCTCCGGGGAGAAGTGCTCGGCGTCATCTACTTCGTGTACCACTCCGCGCCGCACCGGTTCTCCGACTCCGAGCTTGAGTTCGCGCGCAAGCTCGGAGTCTCGATCGCGCTCGCGATCGACACCTCAAGGACGTTTGAGTCTCAACGCGCGATCGCAGATGCGCTCCAGTCGGCCCTTCTCTACATGCCGGACAACGTACCTGGGCTCGAAATCGCACACGTCTACCGCTCGGCGACTGAACTCACGCGCATCGGGGGCGACTTTTACGACGTGTTCGACGTGGCGCGCGACGTGGTCGCGTTCGTGCTCGGTGATGTGTCCGGCAAGGGACTAGAAGCCTCGACGTTGACCGCGATGGCCAAGAGCACGATCCGCGCGTTCGCATACCAAGACCACCGCCCCGCCCATGTCCTTGAAGCCGCCAACTCCGCGATCTCATCCCAAATCGATGATAGCCGCTTCATCACAGCGGTCTACGGCACGATCGACATGACGACCGGCACTCTGCGCGTTGCGTGCGCTGGCCATCCACCCCCGCTCGTGTGCGTCGATCGATTCTGCGTTGAGCACCATATCGAACGTTTCCCGCCACTCGGCGTGTTAGCGGCAACGACGTACACCGAGCATGAGATCACCTTGAGCGAGAACACGATCGTGGTGCTCTACAGCGACGGGCTGATCGAAGCACGCAACGGCGCGTCATTCTTCGGTGAGGAACGGGTCGCCCGCGTCATCGAGGATGTAGCGGCCCAAGGCGTCCAGGGGGTCGTCGACACGCTCGTACGCGAGGTTGAGACGCACTCCGGCGGCCAGACCCGAGACGACGTGGCGATCGTCGCAATGCGCTACCTGGGCAGGAAGTAA
- a CDS encoding cobalamin-dependent protein (Presence of a B(12) (cobalamin)-binding domain implies dependence on cobalamin itself, in one of its several forms, or in some unusual lineages, dependence on a cobalamin-like analog.), translating to MTPAARVPAVKVALVGVNAIGHRSLALGYVRAYAQADPRLAGEVGFVTLDLDVAVDPWWVAYRVAALEPDVVGFSVVCWNARIVYDACRLLRSIAPEVRIIVGGPEPGPIAEDVIRAVPSVDAVVRGEGEETFADLLYAIRKGRALWRVDGVTARKDGAPISAPDRGLFADLDRLPSPFLTGTMQPAATGAYIETYRGCPHRCGYCYEGKGTQRVRHFSRERVEAEIAHVTSVPGIHSFSFIDPVFNLNGERLEWLSGVLAPYAARGVRLKTIEVDIERIGPPEAALLARAGVASVETGPQSVGARALEICRRRFDQDRFAAGVAALKGAGISVECDLIIGLPGDTVSDVLAGMRFVLALDPGAIQMSTLHVLPGTDLWENAKDHELVFDSEPPHEVIRTAEISFADMRRLEVLGNALMDHYRARASRVRGGA from the coding sequence GTGACGCCCGCGGCGCGCGTGCCAGCCGTAAAGGTTGCGCTCGTAGGCGTGAACGCCATCGGGCACCGATCGCTCGCGCTTGGGTATGTGCGCGCCTACGCTCAGGCAGATCCGCGCCTCGCAGGCGAAGTCGGCTTCGTGACGCTCGACCTCGATGTTGCCGTTGACCCGTGGTGGGTGGCGTATCGGGTTGCCGCGCTCGAGCCCGACGTGGTGGGGTTCTCGGTCGTGTGCTGGAACGCACGCATCGTCTACGATGCGTGCCGACTGCTCCGCAGCATTGCGCCTGAGGTGCGGATCATTGTCGGGGGGCCAGAGCCCGGACCCATTGCCGAGGACGTCATCCGGGCCGTTCCCTCCGTAGACGCTGTCGTCAGAGGTGAAGGTGAGGAGACGTTTGCCGATTTGCTTTACGCGATTCGCAAGGGGAGGGCGCTTTGGCGGGTAGACGGCGTCACCGCACGAAAGGACGGTGCACCGATTAGCGCACCAGACCGCGGTCTCTTCGCCGACCTTGATCGCCTCCCATCGCCGTTTCTTACCGGCACGATGCAGCCTGCGGCGACCGGCGCCTACATCGAGACGTATCGCGGCTGCCCTCACCGGTGCGGCTACTGTTACGAGGGCAAGGGCACGCAACGGGTGCGACACTTCTCGCGCGAGCGCGTTGAGGCTGAGATAGCTCACGTCACGAGCGTTCCCGGGATACACTCCTTCTCCTTCATCGACCCGGTGTTCAACCTTAACGGAGAGCGTCTCGAGTGGCTTTCGGGTGTTCTCGCGCCTTACGCCGCACGCGGGGTGCGCCTCAAGACCATCGAGGTAGACATTGAGCGCATCGGACCACCAGAGGCCGCACTGCTCGCGCGCGCAGGCGTCGCTTCGGTCGAGACCGGTCCGCAATCGGTGGGAGCCCGCGCGCTCGAGATATGCCGACGCCGTTTCGACCAAGATCGCTTTGCCGCCGGTGTCGCCGCCCTTAAGGGAGCCGGTATCAGCGTTGAGTGCGACCTCATAATCGGTCTCCCGGGTGACACCGTCTCAGATGTTCTTGCGGGCATGCGGTTCGTGCTCGCTCTCGATCCCGGTGCGATCCAAATGTCTACTCTCCACGTTCTTCCCGGTACGGACCTGTGGGAGAACGCCAAAGATCACGAACTAGTATTTGACTCCGAGCCGCCGCACGAGGTAATCAGGACCGCCGAGATTTCGTTTGCGGACATGCGACGCTTGGAGGTGCTCGGCAACGCACTGATGGATCACTACCGTGCGCGTGCGTCGCGCGTCAGAGGAGGAGCGTAG
- a CDS encoding pyridoxal phosphate-dependent aminotransferase encodes MSMGVSRRAEAIRPFVVMDVVARAKVLAASGHDVVRLEIGDPDLPTPEVVTKAAEAAMESGDTGYTQAAGLPDLRVAISHHYSTAYGVGVDPDNIVVTQGTSPAMLLVFGALLDPGDEVIVTDPCYPAYPNYVNFLGGVPVTVRVRAEEGFRIRPEEVRAAITPRTRAIMVNSPCNPTGTVLPPEDLQALAAIAEETGVWIVSDEIYHGLDFSGPSRSILEFTDRAFVLSGFSKAYAMTGWRLGYLIAPTKFVRPAEKIQQNFFLCANHFVQVAGTVALTQAQGEVARMREIYDERRRYLIPALRDEVGLAIASEPMGAFYVFADARAWGQDSLELSRRILEEALVSCAPGIDFGPGGEGFLRFSYATSLDRLAEGVSRLVEWAAARR; translated from the coding sequence ATGTCGATGGGAGTCTCGCGACGGGCTGAGGCGATCCGCCCGTTTGTCGTCATGGATGTTGTCGCGCGCGCTAAGGTGCTGGCCGCGTCGGGACACGACGTTGTGCGCCTTGAGATCGGGGATCCTGACCTGCCCACGCCGGAGGTCGTCACCAAGGCCGCGGAGGCGGCGATGGAGTCGGGAGATACCGGCTACACGCAAGCGGCGGGCTTGCCCGATCTGCGTGTCGCGATTAGTCACCACTACTCCACGGCGTACGGAGTCGGCGTCGACCCGGATAACATTGTCGTCACTCAGGGAACGTCGCCGGCGATGCTCCTCGTGTTTGGCGCGCTCCTCGACCCGGGTGACGAGGTCATTGTCACTGATCCGTGCTACCCGGCGTATCCCAACTACGTAAACTTCCTCGGCGGTGTTCCGGTGACGGTGCGCGTCAGGGCAGAGGAGGGTTTCAGGATTCGTCCCGAAGAGGTTCGCGCGGCTATCACTCCGCGCACCCGGGCCATCATGGTCAACTCGCCGTGCAACCCCACCGGCACCGTCTTGCCGCCCGAAGACCTTCAAGCGCTCGCGGCCATCGCCGAGGAGACCGGGGTGTGGATCGTCAGCGACGAGATCTACCACGGGTTAGACTTCTCAGGTCCGAGCCGCTCGATACTTGAGTTCACCGATCGCGCCTTCGTGCTTAGCGGATTCTCGAAGGCCTACGCGATGACCGGATGGCGTCTTGGTTACCTCATCGCGCCAACAAAGTTCGTTCGTCCCGCCGAGAAGATCCAGCAGAACTTCTTTTTATGCGCCAACCACTTTGTACAGGTGGCGGGAACTGTAGCGCTTACCCAGGCCCAAGGTGAGGTCGCCCGGATGCGCGAGATCTACGACGAGCGGCGGCGCTACCTCATCCCCGCTCTCCGTGACGAGGTTGGACTGGCAATTGCATCCGAGCCCATGGGCGCCTTTTATGTCTTCGCTGATGCGCGTGCGTGGGGACAAGACTCACTTGAGCTTTCAAGGCGTATCCTCGAAGAGGCGCTGGTTTCGTGTGCGCCGGGAATCGACTTCGGGCCTGGAGGAGAAGGATTCCTTCGATTCAGCTACGCCACATCGCTTGACCGCCTTGCCGAAGGCGTTTCGCGTCTCGTGGAATGGGCGGCTGCCCGCAGATGA
- a CDS encoding PHP domain-containing protein: MSECWSKADLHIHSNHSDGLARIPEIMDHVQEMTDLRVIAITDHNTIEGALFAKSLEDMYDFEVIVGEEISSRSGHVIGLYLEQHVPAGLSLVETITRIREQDGIVMIPHPFSNQGVFGPFGRTMFREAANELAFQALEVYNSIPYLGWANRIASKVFAGGNGIAATGGSDAHVLQGIGSGYTLFRGSSAADLRVSIDRFETRAETGPGGLGLTLKYARSIRKIHRQHVWNWDRCEARHL; this comes from the coding sequence TTGAGCGAGTGTTGGAGTAAGGCGGACCTGCACATCCATTCGAATCACAGCGATGGGCTGGCGCGCATACCTGAGATCATGGATCACGTGCAGGAGATGACCGATCTTCGTGTCATCGCGATCACAGACCACAACACGATCGAGGGTGCGCTTTTCGCGAAGTCTCTTGAGGACATGTACGACTTCGAGGTCATCGTCGGCGAAGAGATATCCTCTCGCTCCGGACACGTGATCGGCCTGTACCTCGAACAGCATGTTCCAGCTGGCCTGTCTCTTGTCGAGACCATCACTCGCATCCGTGAGCAAGACGGCATCGTGATGATTCCGCACCCGTTTTCCAACCAAGGCGTCTTCGGTCCGTTTGGACGCACGATGTTTCGTGAGGCCGCCAATGAACTCGCATTTCAGGCGCTCGAGGTCTACAACTCGATTCCGTATCTCGGGTGGGCGAATCGCATAGCCTCCAAGGTGTTCGCGGGAGGCAACGGCATCGCTGCCACCGGTGGCTCCGATGCGCACGTGCTTCAGGGGATCGGCTCGGGCTATACGCTTTTCCGGGGCTCCTCGGCCGCGGACCTTCGGGTGAGCATAGACCGGTTTGAGACTCGCGCCGAGACGGGTCCTGGAGGTCTCGGTCTCACGCTCAAGTATGCGCGTAGCATCCGCAAGATTCACCGCCAACACGTCTGGAACTGGGACCGTTGCGAGGCGCGTCACCTCTGA
- a CDS encoding ferrochelatase: MHPLPWAGLVLAAVCAGASVAGLLVVRRTFEAMMAVCGMASIGALTYAFYLIIAADGRPVVFLAGTGIAAAGFAGGFGLVSAVLETARTTRKRANPALTFQPSDADSTAVFLLADIENPTYGPGDVTAEISDLVDAGVSEPSIGSTPFVYAAQKARYRAVGDLSPEYDQARALCEKITPLLDHNRFDSCHLVRCRDGRALTDAVGAAVDSGYRNVVVATAHVAESFRIDREKSGVDPISGTGGVWITYTQPLWASVPLAKLTVARILSVISSRSDAGVALVMSGQPGERERTYAAFDVQENAFVNRVKLLLTEAEVPAANIRTCWHDWRTPDVSETVRHLAALGCSRIVVCPACFPFENLATLLDFPVAIRQARVPGEVSVVQVAPWRDDDVFAEEIAAAVHATHQR, from the coding sequence ATGCACCCATTGCCCTGGGCCGGGCTTGTCCTAGCGGCCGTGTGTGCCGGCGCGTCTGTGGCGGGACTGCTCGTAGTGCGGCGCACCTTCGAGGCCATGATGGCAGTCTGCGGCATGGCGTCAATAGGCGCGCTTACCTATGCGTTCTACCTCATCATCGCCGCGGACGGACGCCCTGTCGTCTTCTTAGCAGGTACAGGAATTGCAGCCGCGGGCTTCGCAGGAGGGTTCGGGCTTGTGTCCGCCGTTCTTGAGACGGCCCGCACCACCCGCAAACGTGCCAACCCTGCTTTGACGTTCCAACCATCCGATGCTGATTCGACAGCGGTGTTCTTGCTTGCCGACATCGAAAACCCTACCTACGGTCCGGGAGACGTGACCGCGGAGATCTCCGATCTTGTCGATGCCGGCGTCTCCGAGCCCAGTATCGGTTCAACGCCGTTCGTCTACGCCGCGCAGAAGGCGCGCTATCGCGCCGTAGGCGACTTGAGTCCTGAATATGACCAAGCCCGCGCGCTCTGCGAAAAAATAACACCTCTTCTGGATCACAACCGTTTCGACTCTTGCCACCTTGTGCGCTGTCGAGACGGACGTGCGCTCACCGACGCAGTGGGCGCCGCCGTAGACAGCGGATACCGGAATGTCGTCGTGGCCACGGCCCACGTTGCGGAGTCGTTCCGGATCGACCGCGAGAAAAGCGGTGTGGACCCCATCTCGGGTACTGGTGGCGTCTGGATCACCTACACCCAGCCCCTGTGGGCTTCCGTCCCGCTCGCCAAACTCACAGTCGCGCGGATCCTCTCAGTGATTTCCTCGCGATCTGACGCTGGTGTTGCGCTGGTGATGAGCGGACAACCCGGAGAGCGTGAACGTACGTACGCGGCGTTCGACGTACAGGAGAACGCGTTCGTGAACCGGGTGAAGCTCCTGCTCACCGAGGCGGAGGTTCCGGCTGCGAACATCCGTACCTGCTGGCACGATTGGCGCACCCCCGACGTGAGCGAAACCGTGCGCCATTTGGCCGCACTCGGATGCTCGCGCATCGTGGTCTGTCCGGCGTGTTTCCCCTTCGAGAACCTGGCAACCTTGCTTGATTTCCCGGTCGCCATCAGACAGGCGCGGGTACCCGGCGAAGTCAGCGTCGTCCAAGTAGCGCCATGGCGCGACGACGATGTGTTTGCCGAGGAAATCGCCGCGGCAGTACACGCAACCCATCAGAGGTGA
- the trxA gene encoding thioredoxin encodes MTDLVKDVNSEEFALEVLDATMPVVVDFWAPWCGPCRVVGPEIEKLAVRASGTVKFVKVNIDENREIAMEFGVMSIPTISKFERGSVTATVVGARPADAIATGLGLEV; translated from the coding sequence ATGACTGATCTGGTGAAGGACGTCAATAGCGAGGAGTTCGCCTTAGAGGTACTCGATGCGACAATGCCCGTTGTCGTTGACTTCTGGGCTCCGTGGTGTGGTCCGTGCAGGGTCGTCGGACCCGAGATCGAGAAGCTGGCCGTGCGTGCTTCGGGTACGGTCAAGTTCGTGAAGGTCAACATCGATGAGAATCGTGAGATCGCCATGGAGTTTGGTGTGATGAGTATTCCGACGATCAGCAAGTTCGAGCGTGGCTCGGTGACAGCGACCGTGGTGGGTGCACGGCCTGCTGACGCGATCGCGACCGGACTCGGACTGGAGGTGTGA
- a CDS encoding DUF302 domain-containing protein, translating into MEYAYKRRSARSFKDAIDAVERSVRVHGFIVHRKYDIGGTVGAKGFNIRPLVILEIGPAEEPSEAPLSLVLPCRINIYEEDGQSVVAALRPTVFGSVYPEHRLDEVVEAVEATVIGIVDGATG; encoded by the coding sequence GTGGAGTACGCTTACAAGCGTCGATCCGCACGTTCGTTCAAAGATGCCATCGACGCGGTGGAGCGCTCGGTGCGCGTCCACGGCTTCATCGTTCACCGTAAGTACGATATCGGGGGAACCGTAGGCGCTAAAGGATTCAACATCAGACCGCTGGTCATTCTCGAGATCGGACCCGCCGAGGAGCCAAGTGAGGCGCCGCTCTCACTCGTGTTGCCCTGTCGCATCAATATCTACGAAGAGGACGGTCAGAGCGTGGTCGCGGCCTTGAGGCCCACGGTCTTTGGATCTGTCTATCCTGAACACCGCCTCGACGAGGTTGTCGAAGCGGTGGAGGCAACCGTCATTGGGATCGTCGACGGAGCCACTGGGTAG
- a CDS encoding metal-sensitive transcriptional regulator, with translation MTDIEHPATTDAERKRIINRLKRLEGQIRGLQMMVESGKDCEDVLTQIMAAKSALNQVGLHIIGHSMKRCLIDTENRTRDELIDEAIAVFIKYSACVK, from the coding sequence ATGACTGACATCGAGCACCCCGCAACCACCGACGCTGAACGAAAGCGCATCATCAACCGCCTCAAGCGGCTTGAAGGCCAAATTCGAGGCCTTCAGATGATGGTGGAATCCGGGAAAGATTGCGAGGACGTTCTCACTCAGATCATGGCCGCAAAATCCGCCCTCAATCAGGTCGGTCTACATATCATAGGGCACTCGATGAAGCGATGTCTCATCGACACAGAGAACCGCACCCGTGACGAACTAATCGACGAGGCGATCGCGGTCTTCATCAAGTACTCGGCGTGCGTGAAATAG
- a CDS encoding cation transporter, translating to MGFRRESTKSAGVARVRQVRRVLWITLGLNVTVAVAKLVWGSLTGSISVQADGFHSLFDGVSNVVGLVGLGLAARPVDRDHPYGHGKYETYASAGIGAMLAFAAYNVGSSAISHIITGGEPPRVEGTLFAVMLVTLSINVATTLYQRAAGRRLQSDILLADARHTGSDALVSLGVIGGLVAVRAGYPVADPLVALLVSGAIAYAAWGIFRQAGVTLSDAARIPAADIAAVACAVPGVLGCHGVRTRGSSAEVYVDLHVQVAAEETIEVGHAIAERVERAVCDAFNQVVDVIVHVEPFDAYQAAKTKAEWESAGE from the coding sequence ATGGGGTTTCGGAGAGAATCCACGAAGAGCGCGGGAGTCGCTCGGGTGCGTCAGGTGCGCCGGGTACTGTGGATCACACTCGGGCTCAACGTCACGGTCGCTGTCGCTAAGCTCGTGTGGGGATCGCTGACGGGTTCGATATCCGTGCAGGCGGACGGCTTCCACTCGCTATTCGACGGCGTCTCAAACGTGGTCGGTTTAGTTGGACTCGGTTTGGCGGCACGCCCGGTTGACCGCGATCACCCATACGGCCACGGGAAATACGAGACATACGCGTCCGCGGGCATCGGCGCGATGCTTGCATTTGCCGCGTACAACGTCGGGTCGTCGGCCATCTCGCACATCATTACGGGCGGCGAGCCCCCACGCGTGGAAGGCACACTCTTCGCGGTCATGCTTGTGACGCTCTCGATCAATGTTGCGACCACCCTGTACCAGCGAGCGGCCGGCCGGCGTCTGCAAAGCGACATCTTGCTCGCGGACGCGAGGCACACCGGCAGTGACGCGCTCGTGAGCCTTGGCGTCATTGGCGGGCTCGTGGCCGTTCGAGCGGGATACCCTGTGGCCGACCCGCTGGTAGCGCTTCTCGTCTCCGGTGCAATCGCGTACGCCGCGTGGGGGATTTTCCGTCAAGCCGGCGTGACGCTTTCGGACGCCGCGCGCATCCCTGCTGCCGACATCGCGGCGGTCGCGTGCGCGGTACCCGGCGTGCTTGGCTGCCATGGTGTCAGGACACGCGGTTCGAGTGCGGAAGTCTATGTTGACCTGCACGTGCAAGTAGCTGCCGAGGAAACCATTGAGGTCGGCCACGCTATCGCAGAACGGGTCGAGCGTGCGGTGTGCGACGCGTTCAATCAGGTTGTCGACGTTATCGTGCACGTCGAGCCCTTCGACGCCTATCAGGCCGCCAAGACCAAAGCCGAGTGGGAGTCGGCCGGTGAGTAG